One Vanacampus margaritifer isolate UIUO_Vmar chromosome 20, RoL_Vmar_1.0, whole genome shotgun sequence DNA window includes the following coding sequences:
- the LOC144040317 gene encoding natterin-3-like, with protein sequence MAEVEKMSLEDGNNEKLGQRCHPLKIPLKVALLLLLCLLVTGIIARVIVWKESYPNWVPAPGAALATPSESLFSDNVNLKWVKWEGSLPDGAVGFYIHYTGRTDYVCTYHCIPGFYNPALGPYCHYPFGAVEHNGTDFDILTNIDNFEILEWKKGSYGSVPLNSVETCLDYETNYVGRNKYGLGKVVPSQEAFFLPWKGSEYWYKSYQILTINQDPYEQHICNVRYDLDRAAIFENSSRTIHITNMINRGCKTLTMTLNITATTMIENTWNIGRAIKMGVKSSITANVPLLSSGNLSLSSKMTFQFSSKTTHAETISRLETVNVEVPPNHSCEMRMEIRKTTIDIPYKALLTRKYRNCKTKRTTISGTFNGVVVEDAHARMQRCRPVYNAEPCP encoded by the exons GTAGCGCTGCTGTTGTTGCTGTGCTTGCTTGTGACCGGTATCATTGCCAGAGTCATCGTATGGAAAG AATCCTATCCCAACTGGGTTCCGGCTCCGGGCGCCGCTCTGGCCACTCCGTCTGAGTCCCTGTTTAGCGACAACGTTAACCTGAAGTGGGTGAAGTGGGAAGGGTCACTGCCCGATGGTGCAGTGGGCTTCTACATCCACTACACAGGGCGCACCGACTATGTGTGCACGTACCATTGCATACCGGGCTTCTACAACCCCGCGCTGGGACCCTACTGCCACTACCCCTTTGGAGCAGTCGAGCACAATGGCACCGATTTCGACATCCTGACCAACATTGACAACTTTGAGATCCTGGAGTGGAAGAAAGGCTCATACGGCTCTGTGCCGCTGAACAGTGTGGAGACGTGCCTCGATTACGAGACCAACTACGTGGGCAGGAACAAATACGGCCTTGGCAAGGTGGTGCCGAGCCAAGAGGCCTTCTTCCTGCCGTGGAAGGGCTCCGAGTACTGGTACAAGAGCTACCAAATCCTGACCATCAACCAGGACCCGTACGAGCAGCACATCTGCAACGTCCGCTACGACCTGGACCGTGCGGCCATCTTCGAGAACTCGTCCCGGACCATTCACATCACCAATATGATCAATAGGGGCTGCAAG ACGTTGACCATGACGCTGAATATCACCGCGACTACCATGATTGAGAACACATGGAACATCGGCCGGGCTATCAAGATGGGCGTCAAGAGCAGCATCACGGCCAATGTCCCGCTACTGTCGTCAGGCAACCTGAGTTTGAGCAGTAAGATGACCTTCCAGTTCTCCAGCAAGACCACCCATGCGGAGACCATCTCCCGCTTGGAGACCGTGAATGTGGAGGTGCCACCCAACCACTCATGCGAGATGCGAATGGAGATACGGAAGACGACGATCGACATACCGTACAAGGCCCTCCTCACCCGCAAGTACCGCAACTGCAAGACCAAGAGGACGACCATATCGGGCACCTTCAACGGCGTCGTCGTTGAAGACGCGCACGCTAGGATGCAGCGTTGCCGGCCCGTGTACAACGCAGAGCCCTGCCCATGA